One Bombus vancouverensis nearcticus chromosome 7, iyBomVanc1_principal, whole genome shotgun sequence DNA window includes the following coding sequences:
- the LOC117155988 gene encoding uncharacterized protein LOC117155988 → MVPGEYACRVHDLTMAGLGNNSRSIIGKCVLLMFLVAVQVTGEENCNEVNCPGELIVRYYKGIGCTPIYANPNDCCAEAYNCSHLNNLSRDKCYVNGNEYSVGETLRPEDSNPCDRNCTCTMFRDTAFFECERLNDCNSTEEKGCLYRRTHGLCCGDPFCDMEETDNTTCTVDGKVYEAGEFFYPNANPKLLCLCMEGYTGENIEPYCQQLNRDPCSALFTSAAAQVHDKWLPLFLMLPRYHCYQPVYTGPDLKNVDIEEFNNVMSVSAGETKTCRFYNDTKRVGEEFEPEPVDMWTVDLKCKCEVPPFITCQRSMAVPVDDGSGENFET, encoded by the exons ATGGTGCCAGGAGAATACGCGTGTAGAGTTCACGATCTGACGATGGCCGGGCTCGGTAATAATTCGCGTTCAATCATTGGAAAATGCGTTCTTCTGATGTTCCTAGTAGCTGTTCAAGTGACAGGAGAAG AGAACTGCAATGAAGTAAATTGTCCCGGTGAACTGATTGTGAGATATTACAAGGGGATTGGCTGTACTCCTATTTACGCGAATCCCAACGACTGTTGTGCGGAAGCATACAATTGCAGTCATCTGAACAATTTGTCACGAGATAAATGCTATGTGAATGGCAACGAATACAGTGTCGGAGAGACGTTGAGACCTGAGGATAGCAATCCTTGCGACAGGAATTGCACATGTACGATGTTCAGAGATAC TGCCTTTTTCGAATGCGAGAGATTAAACGATTGTAATAGTACTGAGGAAAAGGGTTGTTTGTACAGAAGAACGCATGGTCTTTGTTGCGGAGATCCATTTTGCG ATATGGAAGAAACAGATAATACAACTTGTACCGTTGACGGTAAAGTTTATGAGGCCGGGGAGTTCTTCTATCCAAACGCTAATCCAAAGTTGTTGTGTCTCTGCATGGAGGGATACACAG GTGAGAATATCGAGCCTTACTGTCAGCAATTGAACCGTGATCCGTGCTCTGCTCTGTTCACGAGTGCTGCTGCCCAAGTTCATGACAAGTGGTTACCTCTGTTTCTTATGTTACCAAGATATCATTGCTATCAACCTGTATATACGGGCC CGGACTTAAAGAACGTCGATATCGAGGAATTTAACAACGTTATGTCGGTTTCTGCGGGAG AAACCAAAACGTGCCGATTTTATAATGATACGAAGCGCGTAGGTGAGGAATTTGAGCCGGAACCGGTCGACATGTGGACGGTTGACTTGAAATGTAAATGCGAGGTGCCTCCATTTATAACGTGTCAGAGGTCAATGGCAGTGCCAGTAGATGATGGAAGTGGAGAGAATTTTGAAACGTAA
- the LOC117155985 gene encoding uncharacterized protein LOC117155985 isoform X1 gives MAVFDNNSSSIIGKCVLLMFLIIVQVTGQEDCNEANCPGQLIVRHYKGIGCTPIYANPNDCCAEAYDCSHLDNLSRDKCYVNGHEYSVGEMLNPEDSNPCDRNCMCTQFENTAFFQCEQLRSCFGIEERCSYRRIHGLCCGFPFCNEEGDNTTCNVDGKVYKAGQFFYPNANPKLLCLCMEGYTGQNIEPFCQQLNRDPCSALFDVAAVQVHDKSIPVFFLFNHFCPITFYRYPSPNDSVISKHDSTTSVPAEGKVMCRHGNLMLHIGEELSNEQPIEVWSAGMKCVCEVPPYLTCYMTTASSEED, from the exons ATGGCTGTATTCGATAATAATTCAAGTTCAATCATTGGAAAATGCGTTCTTCTGATGTTCCTAATAATTGTTCAAGTGACAGGACAAG AGGACTGCAATGAAGCAAATTGTCCTGGTCAATTGATTGTGAGACATTACAAGGGGATTGGCTGTACTCCTATTTACGCGAATCCTAACGACTGTTGCGCGGAAGCATACGATTGTAGTCACCTGGACAATTTGTCACGGGATAAATGCTATGTGAATGGCCACGAATACAGTGTCGGGGAGATGCTGAATCCCGAGGACAGCAATCCTTGCGACAGGAATTGTATGTGTACACAGTTCGAAAATAC TGCCTTTTTCCAATGCGAGCAATTAAGAAGTTGTTTTGGTATAGAGGAAAGATGTTCATACAGGAGGATACATGGTCTTTGTTGTGGATTTCCATTTTGCA ATGAAGAAGGAGATAATACAACTTGTAACGTCGATGGTAAAGTTTATAAGGCCGGGCAATTCTTCTATCCAAACGCTAATCCAAAGTTGTTGTGTCTTTGCATGGAGGGATACACAG GTCAGAATATCGAGCCTTTCTGTCAGCAACTGAACCGTGATCCGTGCTCTGCTCTGTTTGATGTAGCTGCTGTCCAAGTTCATGACAAGTCAATACCTGTGTTTTTCCTGTTTAATCATTTTTGTCCTATAACCTTTTATAGATATC CAAGTCCAAACGACTCCGTTATTTCTAAACATGACAGCACTACATCAGTCCCTGCAGAAG GAAAGGTAATGTGCCGGCACGGTAATCTGATGCTGCACATAGGCGAGGAATTGAGCAATGAACAACCAATCGAAGTTTGGTCTGCCGGCATGAAATGCGTTTGCGAGGTGCCTCCATATTTGACGTGCTACATGACAACGGCATCGTCAGAAGAAGACTAA
- the LOC117155985 gene encoding uncharacterized protein LOC117155985 isoform X2, translating to MAVFDNNSSSIIGKCVLLMFLIIVQVTGQEDCNEANCPGQLIVRHYKGIGCTPIYANPNDCCAEAYDCSHLDNLSRDKCYVNGHEYSVGEMLNPEDSNPCDRNCMCTQFENTAFFQCEQLRSCFGIEERCSYRRIHGLCCGFPFCNEEGDNTTCNVDGKVYKAGQFFYPNANPKLLCLCMEGYTGQNIEPFCQQLNRDPCSALFDVAAVQVHDKSIPVFFLFNHFCPITFYRYPSPNDSVISKHDSTTSVPAEVSM from the exons ATGGCTGTATTCGATAATAATTCAAGTTCAATCATTGGAAAATGCGTTCTTCTGATGTTCCTAATAATTGTTCAAGTGACAGGACAAG AGGACTGCAATGAAGCAAATTGTCCTGGTCAATTGATTGTGAGACATTACAAGGGGATTGGCTGTACTCCTATTTACGCGAATCCTAACGACTGTTGCGCGGAAGCATACGATTGTAGTCACCTGGACAATTTGTCACGGGATAAATGCTATGTGAATGGCCACGAATACAGTGTCGGGGAGATGCTGAATCCCGAGGACAGCAATCCTTGCGACAGGAATTGTATGTGTACACAGTTCGAAAATAC TGCCTTTTTCCAATGCGAGCAATTAAGAAGTTGTTTTGGTATAGAGGAAAGATGTTCATACAGGAGGATACATGGTCTTTGTTGTGGATTTCCATTTTGCA ATGAAGAAGGAGATAATACAACTTGTAACGTCGATGGTAAAGTTTATAAGGCCGGGCAATTCTTCTATCCAAACGCTAATCCAAAGTTGTTGTGTCTTTGCATGGAGGGATACACAG GTCAGAATATCGAGCCTTTCTGTCAGCAACTGAACCGTGATCCGTGCTCTGCTCTGTTTGATGTAGCTGCTGTCCAAGTTCATGACAAGTCAATACCTGTGTTTTTCCTGTTTAATCATTTTTGTCCTATAACCTTTTATAGATATC CAAGTCCAAACGACTCCGTTATTTCTAAACATGACAGCACTACATCAGTCCCTGCAGAAG TTTCAATGTGA
- the LOC143302384 gene encoding uncharacterized protein LOC143302384 isoform X1, whose product MAGLGNKRYSIIQTCVLLTFLIAVQVTGQVSEENSSEIKCPGPLRYYKALGCTPIYVNPNDNCAEAYDCSHLDNWSRDKCYVNGHEYSVGETLRPEDSNPCDRNCTCTHSNNDANFACAKRKTCDRAEEESCLYRRIHGICCDDPFCDIGKSDAICNVDGKVYRAGQFFNPNSNPELMCVCLDGYTGENIEPFCQEMKHDPCSPMFADDADKVHDKYTPIWFTRANFICPIPFYRYPESSDAIIRKHDSTSSVSEKGNRMCRHGNIMMHIGDELSLDQPSNHMVNHPLVTCVCEVPPVVTCKKVQEQVFHFVSDL is encoded by the exons ATGGCAGGGCTCGGTAATAAACGGTATTCGATCATTCAAACATGTGTTCTTCTGACGTTCTTAATCGCCGTTCAAGTAACAGGACAAG TTTCCGAAGAGAACAGCAGCGAGATAAAGTGTCCCGGTCCTCTGAGATATTACAAGGCGCTTGGTTGCACTCCTATTTACGTGAATCCCAACGACAATTGCGCGGAAGCGTACGATTGCAGCCACCTGGACAATTGGTCACGGGATAAATGCTATGTGAATGGCCACGAATACAGTGTCGGAGAGACGTTGAGACCTGAGGATAGCAATCCTTGCGACAGGAATTGCACGTGTACACACTCCAACAATGA TGCCAATTTCGCATGTGCGAAGAGAAAAACTTGCGATCGTGCAGAAGAAGAAAGTTGTTTGTACAGAAGGATCCATGGTATTTGTTGCGATGATCCATTTTGTG ATATAGGAAAATCAGATGCGATTTGTAATGTTGACGGAAAAGTATATCGGGCCGGACAGTTCTTCAATCCAAACTCTAATCCGGAACTGATGTGTGTCTGCTTGGATGGATACACAG GTGAAAATATCGAGCCCTTTTGTCAAGAAATGAAGCATGATCCTTGCTCTCCTATGTTCGCGGACGATGCTGACAAAGTTCATGACAAATATACACCCATCTGGTTTACGCGTGCAAATTTTATTTGTCCAATACCCTTTTACAGATACC CGGAATCGAGCGACGCCATTATTCGTAAACACGACAGCACTTCGTCCGTTTCTGAGAAAG GAAACAGAATGTGCCGGCATGGTAATATTATGATGCACATAGGCGACGAATTGAGCTTGGACCAACCATCAAATCACATGGTTAATCATCCCCTTGTAACATGCGTGTGCGAGGTGCCTCCAGTTGTGACGTGTAAGAAAGTTCAAGAGCAAGTGTTTCATTTTGTTAGTGATCTATAG
- the LOC143302384 gene encoding uncharacterized protein LOC143302384 isoform X2, with amino-acid sequence MCSSDVLNRRSSNRTSLVSEENSSEIKCPGPLRYYKALGCTPIYVNPNDNCAEAYDCSHLDNWSRDKCYVNGHEYSVGETLRPEDSNPCDRNCTCTHSNNDANFACAKRKTCDRAEEESCLYRRIHGICCDDPFCDIGKSDAICNVDGKVYRAGQFFNPNSNPELMCVCLDGYTGENIEPFCQEMKHDPCSPMFADDADKVHDKYTPIWFTRANFICPIPFYRYPESSDAIIRKHDSTSSVSEKGNRMCRHGNIMMHIGDELSLDQPSNHMVNHPLVTCVCEVPPVVTCKKVQEQVFHFVSDL; translated from the exons ATGTGTTCTTCTGACGTTCTTAATCGCCGTTCAAGTAACAGGACAAG TTTAGTTTCCGAAGAGAACAGCAGCGAGATAAAGTGTCCCGGTCCTCTGAGATATTACAAGGCGCTTGGTTGCACTCCTATTTACGTGAATCCCAACGACAATTGCGCGGAAGCGTACGATTGCAGCCACCTGGACAATTGGTCACGGGATAAATGCTATGTGAATGGCCACGAATACAGTGTCGGAGAGACGTTGAGACCTGAGGATAGCAATCCTTGCGACAGGAATTGCACGTGTACACACTCCAACAATGA TGCCAATTTCGCATGTGCGAAGAGAAAAACTTGCGATCGTGCAGAAGAAGAAAGTTGTTTGTACAGAAGGATCCATGGTATTTGTTGCGATGATCCATTTTGTG ATATAGGAAAATCAGATGCGATTTGTAATGTTGACGGAAAAGTATATCGGGCCGGACAGTTCTTCAATCCAAACTCTAATCCGGAACTGATGTGTGTCTGCTTGGATGGATACACAG GTGAAAATATCGAGCCCTTTTGTCAAGAAATGAAGCATGATCCTTGCTCTCCTATGTTCGCGGACGATGCTGACAAAGTTCATGACAAATATACACCCATCTGGTTTACGCGTGCAAATTTTATTTGTCCAATACCCTTTTACAGATACC CGGAATCGAGCGACGCCATTATTCGTAAACACGACAGCACTTCGTCCGTTTCTGAGAAAG GAAACAGAATGTGCCGGCATGGTAATATTATGATGCACATAGGCGACGAATTGAGCTTGGACCAACCATCAAATCACATGGTTAATCATCCCCTTGTAACATGCGTGTGCGAGGTGCCTCCAGTTGTGACGTGTAAGAAAGTTCAAGAGCAAGTGTTTCATTTTGTTAGTGATCTATAG